From the Theobroma cacao cultivar B97-61/B2 chromosome 2, Criollo_cocoa_genome_V2, whole genome shotgun sequence genome, one window contains:
- the LOC108660455 gene encoding uncharacterized protein LOC108660455 isoform X1 encodes MVSKYMASPYVNLSVSYRDVNNSMVEGYKAFNKDKRNVEILGDQEADIFTTLEDPKEEMTSEQIDACLSILCKRMTGPKLKLYNSRAYVVDTIFFVKGKRPIYSKKWEDVDFILAPCNVGGHWVVAKINLVRWTIKVVDSARTSDAKDNNVRVAQMTPLMTMIPIICHKASYFHKTSRKT; translated from the exons ATGGTCAGCAAATACATGGCAAGCCCGTATGTTAATCTGTCAGTGAGCTATCGGGATGTTAATAACTCAATGGTGGAAGGGTACAAAGCTTTCAATAAAGACAA GCGTAACGTCGAGATCTTAGGGGATCAAGAGGCTGACATTTTCACAACGTTAGAGGATCCCAAAGAGGAAATGACAAGTGAACAAATAGACGCATGCCTCAGCATACTCTGTAAGCGAATGACAGGGCCAAAGTTGAAACTGTACAACAGTCGTGCATACGTGGTTGATACGATATTCTTC GTGAAGGGTAAGAGGCCAATATACAGtaaaaaatgggaagatgtCGATTTCATCCTCGCACCTTGCAATGTGGGTGGGCATTGGGTGGTTGCGAAGATCAACTTGGTCAGGTGGACAATCAAGGTGGTGGACTCCGCAAGAACTTCAGATGCTAAGGATAACAATGTGCGTGTGGCTCAAATGACACCCCTTATGACAATGATCCCAATCATCTGCCACAAAGCTAGTTATTTCCACAAAACGAGTCGAAAGACATGA
- the LOC108660455 gene encoding uncharacterized protein LOC108660455 isoform X2: MLITQWWKGTKLSIKTSVRNVEILGDQEADIFTTLEDPKEEMTSEQIDACLSILCKRMTGPKLKLYNSRAYVVDTIFFVKGKRPIYSKKWEDVDFILAPCNVGGHWVVAKINLVRWTIKVVDSARTSDAKDNNVRVAQMTPLMTMIPIICHKASYFHKTSRKT, from the exons ATGTTAATAACTCAATGGTGGAAGGGTACAAAGCTTTCAATAAAGACAAGTGT GCGTAACGTCGAGATCTTAGGGGATCAAGAGGCTGACATTTTCACAACGTTAGAGGATCCCAAAGAGGAAATGACAAGTGAACAAATAGACGCATGCCTCAGCATACTCTGTAAGCGAATGACAGGGCCAAAGTTGAAACTGTACAACAGTCGTGCATACGTGGTTGATACGATATTCTTC GTGAAGGGTAAGAGGCCAATATACAGtaaaaaatgggaagatgtCGATTTCATCCTCGCACCTTGCAATGTGGGTGGGCATTGGGTGGTTGCGAAGATCAACTTGGTCAGGTGGACAATCAAGGTGGTGGACTCCGCAAGAACTTCAGATGCTAAGGATAACAATGTGCGTGTGGCTCAAATGACACCCCTTATGACAATGATCCCAATCATCTGCCACAAAGCTAGTTATTTCCACAAAACGAGTCGAAAGACATGA
- the LOC108660653 gene encoding uncharacterized protein LOC108660653, which translates to MPLSPWVARQLSKRFNDAHCFVVEPINRMEFKVKDGKMDRLVNLSKKTCSCCEFQIDLLPYSHAFATISKCKREAVEFYVDYYKTTVLMEGYAGSIRSIGHPSEWDTPPHVKQFVVLPSPWRGQARNPRRRRIPSAGKGS; encoded by the exons ATGCCCCTTAGCCCTTGGGTTGCTAGGCAGTTGAGCAAACggttcaatgatgcacatTGCTTTGTAGTTGAACCTATTAATCGAATGGAGTTCAAAGTTAAAGACGGGAAGATGGATAGACTTGTAAACCTATCCAAGAAGACgtgttcatgttgtgagttccAAATAGATTTATTGCCATACAGCCATGCCTTTGCAACAATAAG TAAATGCAAACGTGAAGCTGTTGAATTCTACGTTGATTACTACAAAACAACCGTTTTGATGGAAGGTTATGCGGGGTCCATTCGCTCGATAGGGCATCCTAGTGAGTGGGACACCCCCCCTCATGTGAAACAATTTGTCGTGTTGCCATCACCTTGGCGAGGCCAAGCGAGAAATCCTAGGAGGAGAAGGATTCCATCGGCTGGTAAAGGCAGTTGA